In the genome of Trichomycterus rosablanca isolate fTriRos1 chromosome 24, fTriRos1.hap1, whole genome shotgun sequence, one region contains:
- the vgll4b gene encoding transcription cofactor vestigial-like protein 4b isoform X1, with product MLFTRMDLLNYPYLDKMNNNIGILCYDGEAALRGESRMQAMSSAVINHRTAPPPISPSKRKHSGELSDDSIDPNEHVAKMSRLFATHLGKPLSGDYRREPRERSRSPIECLHPVHLYSHMPSLIMEQPLALTKNSTRIPVSPSVSPIERQQNRPSVITCAPASNRNCNLSLCTVSHNGCSPSNYRRASNSNVICDPGIEEHFRRSLGKNYKEPDPVTNSVSITGSVDDHFVKALGETWLQIKAKGGSTSSPDSSPNSHMGNMNHSPSLVS from the exons ATGCTCTTTACCAGGATGGACCTGTTGAACTATCCCTACTTGGACAAAATGAACAACAACATTGGCATATTATGCTACGACG GCGAGGCGGCGCTGCGGGGCGAGTCCCGAATGCAGGCCATGTCCTCTGCGGTCATCAACCACAGGACGGCTCCTCCCCCCATCAGCCCCAGCAAGAGGAAACACAGCGGTGAACTCTCCGACGACTCCATTGACCCTAACGAGCACGTAGCCAAGATGAGCCGGCTGTTCGCCACGCACCT AGGTAAACCGCTGAGCGGCGATTACCGCCGGGAGCCCCGCGAGCGCAGTCGCAGCCCCATCGAGTGCCTGCACCCCGTCCATCTCTACTCACACATGCCCAGCCTGATCATGGAGCAGCCGCTCGCGCTCACCAAGAACAGCACCAGGATCCCCGTCTCACCCAGCGTCAGCCCCATCGAGCGCCAGCAG AATCGTCCCTCGGTGATCACGTGCGCCCCCGCAAGCAACCGAAACTGTAACCTGTCTCTCTGCACGGTGTCTCACAACGGCTGCTCGCCTTCCAACTACAGGAGAGCCTCGAACT CAAACGTGATCTGTGACCCCGGGATCGAGGAGCATTTCCGACGCAGCCTGGGCAAAAACTACAAAGAGCCCGATCCGGTCACCAACTCGGTGTCCATCACAGGATCGGTGGACGATCACTTCGTCAAAGCTCTGGGAGAAACCTGGCTCCAGATCAAAGCGAAAGGAGGATCAACCAGCAGCCCCGACTCCTCCCCGAACAGTCACATGGGCAACATGAACCACTCGCCGTCTCTCGTCTCCTGA
- the vgll4b gene encoding transcription cofactor vestigial-like protein 4b isoform X2 has product METPLDVLSRAASLVHADDEKREAALRGESRMQAMSSAVINHRTAPPPISPSKRKHSGELSDDSIDPNEHVAKMSRLFATHLGKPLSGDYRREPRERSRSPIECLHPVHLYSHMPSLIMEQPLALTKNSTRIPVSPSVSPIERQQNRPSVITCAPASNRNCNLSLCTVSHNGCSPSNYRRASNSNVICDPGIEEHFRRSLGKNYKEPDPVTNSVSITGSVDDHFVKALGETWLQIKAKGGSTSSPDSSPNSHMGNMNHSPSLVS; this is encoded by the exons GCGAGGCGGCGCTGCGGGGCGAGTCCCGAATGCAGGCCATGTCCTCTGCGGTCATCAACCACAGGACGGCTCCTCCCCCCATCAGCCCCAGCAAGAGGAAACACAGCGGTGAACTCTCCGACGACTCCATTGACCCTAACGAGCACGTAGCCAAGATGAGCCGGCTGTTCGCCACGCACCT AGGTAAACCGCTGAGCGGCGATTACCGCCGGGAGCCCCGCGAGCGCAGTCGCAGCCCCATCGAGTGCCTGCACCCCGTCCATCTCTACTCACACATGCCCAGCCTGATCATGGAGCAGCCGCTCGCGCTCACCAAGAACAGCACCAGGATCCCCGTCTCACCCAGCGTCAGCCCCATCGAGCGCCAGCAG AATCGTCCCTCGGTGATCACGTGCGCCCCCGCAAGCAACCGAAACTGTAACCTGTCTCTCTGCACGGTGTCTCACAACGGCTGCTCGCCTTCCAACTACAGGAGAGCCTCGAACT CAAACGTGATCTGTGACCCCGGGATCGAGGAGCATTTCCGACGCAGCCTGGGCAAAAACTACAAAGAGCCCGATCCGGTCACCAACTCGGTGTCCATCACAGGATCGGTGGACGATCACTTCGTCAAAGCTCTGGGAGAAACCTGGCTCCAGATCAAAGCGAAAGGAGGATCAACCAGCAGCCCCGACTCCTCCCCGAACAGTCACATGGGCAACATGAACCACTCGCCGTCTCTCGTCTCCTGA